Proteins from a genomic interval of Nitrosomonas sp.:
- a CDS encoding putative C-S lyase translates to MELFDREIDRSGTFSTKYDSRQTVFGHAGVIPMWVADMDFAAPIAVTEALRARASHPIYGYTQVPDGVYAALINWLKQRHGWEIEREWIVLCPGVVPSLVTSILTLTETGAHVIAQPPVYFPFFSAVTKTGRQLLENPLRRQDRFYSMDLDLLSMQAKTAQMLLFCSPHNPVGRVWQKPELLDLLAVCEQHRLIVVCDEIHADLVYPDHSHQVLAALAGNPQSIITAVAPSKTFNIPGLNLSALIVPNARYRDAITSYLDRLHISVTNPFSLVAFEVAYQQGGSWLDSLMVYLAHTRDMVQNFLAKHLPEIRPILPQGTYLLWLDCRALDMNDDALRHFFVFEAGIGLSPGILFGAQGSGFMRMNLAAPHHKIQNALNSMLEAVHRYRQIQI, encoded by the coding sequence ATGGAGTTGTTTGACCGCGAGATTGACCGATCTGGCACTTTTAGTACCAAGTATGATTCTCGTCAGACGGTATTTGGTCATGCTGGCGTAATACCGATGTGGGTGGCCGATATGGATTTTGCCGCGCCGATTGCGGTTACCGAAGCATTGCGCGCGCGTGCGTCACACCCCATTTATGGTTATACCCAAGTGCCGGATGGTGTTTATGCTGCACTGATTAATTGGCTCAAACAGCGGCATGGATGGGAAATCGAACGTGAATGGATCGTGCTTTGCCCGGGTGTTGTGCCTTCTCTTGTTACGAGTATTCTGACACTGACTGAAACGGGTGCACATGTAATCGCGCAGCCACCAGTTTACTTTCCATTTTTTTCGGCGGTTACGAAAACAGGCAGGCAATTACTGGAAAATCCGTTACGACGACAGGATCGTTTCTACAGCATGGATCTTGATTTGTTGTCGATGCAGGCGAAAACAGCGCAGATGCTGCTGTTTTGTTCTCCGCACAATCCTGTCGGTCGTGTCTGGCAGAAACCGGAGTTGCTCGATTTGCTGGCGGTCTGCGAACAGCATCGATTAATCGTCGTTTGTGATGAGATACACGCAGATCTGGTATACCCTGACCATAGCCACCAGGTTCTGGCCGCATTGGCAGGCAATCCGCAATCCATCATCACGGCAGTTGCCCCGAGCAAGACTTTCAATATTCCTGGTCTGAATCTGTCGGCATTGATTGTTCCAAACGCCAGGTATCGTGATGCCATAACTTCCTATCTGGATAGGCTGCATATCAGCGTCACCAATCCATTCAGCCTGGTTGCATTTGAAGTAGCCTATCAGCAGGGTGGTTCGTGGCTGGATTCTCTAATGGTTTATTTGGCGCATACCCGAGATATGGTGCAGAATTTTCTGGCGAAACATCTCCCGGAAATCAGGCCGATTCTGCCACAGGGAACCTATCTGCTGTGGCTGGATTGTCGTGCGTTGGATATGAATGATGATGCACTGCGCCATTTCTTTGTTTTTGAGGCAGGGATCGGTCTAAGTCCGGGTATTCTGTTTGGCGCACAAGGCAGCGGTTTTATGCGCATGAATCTGGCTGCGCCCCATCACAAAATCCAGAATGCATTGAACAGCATGCTGGAAGCGGTACATCGATACCGGCAAATCCAGATTTAA
- a CDS encoding TlpA family protein disulfide reductase produces MTLPSKFSFYVVVAILSLAAGFAYKSRQINNSLYMTSEQKQEGAEAFFNAALTDVAGVVQPGEQWRGKIIVANFWATWCAPCRDEIPELIDTYASYRDQGIIVVGIAVDDTQKVAAFSEEFGINYPIVVGEFDAFTLAEAMGNPQGALPFTATIDRSGNIINTHLGRIKKKQIEEIIRELL; encoded by the coding sequence ATGACCCTACCGAGCAAGTTTTCGTTTTATGTCGTGGTTGCCATTTTGTCACTGGCAGCCGGCTTTGCCTATAAATCCAGGCAGATTAACAATAGTCTGTATATGACCAGTGAACAGAAGCAGGAAGGTGCGGAAGCATTCTTTAATGCCGCGTTAACTGACGTAGCTGGAGTTGTCCAGCCGGGTGAGCAATGGCGGGGGAAAATTATTGTGGCCAATTTTTGGGCGACTTGGTGTGCGCCCTGCCGTGACGAAATTCCGGAACTGATCGATACCTATGCCAGTTACCGCGACCAAGGAATTATAGTAGTCGGTATCGCCGTTGATGACACCCAAAAGGTAGCTGCTTTCAGTGAGGAATTCGGGATCAATTATCCGATAGTGGTCGGGGAGTTCGATGCGTTTACTCTTGCGGAAGCCATGGGTAATCCGCAAGGGGCTTTGCCTTTTACGGCAACTATTGACCGGAGTGGCAACATTATCAACACTCATCTTGGCCGTATCAAAAAGAAACAGATCGAAGAAATTATCCGCGAGCTGCTCTGA
- the dsbD gene encoding protein-disulfide reductase DsbD: MYWLKIIFIILLCFANTCTFAEEKKSSNFLSVLEKLGASFGEAQQELLPPDDAFKLSLEVRDANTIIAHLTPAKNYYLYRDKITFESNSKGIWIEKIALPAGKIKEDLTFGQTEVYYQPLQVIISLGRDDEAKTNELALAATYQGCNEPVGVCYAPINKTNKLVLPAALAAIDAIAGAISPDAFASAKNDATSQLFQTPAFSSSAPIFETETYKIEQMFASGNYWLILSGFFVIGLLLAFTPCVFPMFPILSSIIASKGQHLSKMRGFILSLAYVLGMSITYAIIGAIAGLSGSMLSAALQNTWVLGTFALIFVLLSFSMFGFYELQLPSSLQNKLTAETGQLKGGHLTSVFGMGALSALIVGPCVAAPLAGALLYISQTRDLILGGSALFVMALGMGVPLLLLGISAGALLPRSGGWMESIKQFFGVLLLAVAIWLISPVISEVVHMLLWAALLIISAIYLHALDPLPAQTNGFKKFLKGVGVISLLTGVAILIGVLSGSRDVLQPLSNFNFISSNADAQYAEGGKNKQLPFKKIKTVSELNEFIEQSRGRHVMIDFYADWCVSCKEMERFTFSDPRIQARLQDVALVKIDVTAGDQDDLELLKRFNLFGPPGLLFFDRIGQEIPRIRVIGYLNQDDFLTVLNAVLI, from the coding sequence ATGTATTGGTTAAAAATAATTTTTATTATTTTACTGTGTTTTGCCAACACCTGCACTTTCGCGGAAGAAAAAAAATCCTCAAATTTCTTGTCAGTTCTCGAAAAACTGGGAGCAAGTTTTGGCGAAGCACAACAGGAATTACTGCCACCCGATGATGCCTTCAAGCTGTCATTGGAAGTACGTGATGCCAATACGATAATTGCCCACCTGACACCAGCTAAAAATTATTATCTTTATCGGGATAAGATAACCTTTGAATCCAATAGTAAAGGAATTTGGATTGAAAAGATCGCGCTACCAGCAGGGAAAATCAAGGAAGACCTGACTTTTGGACAAACTGAAGTTTATTATCAACCTCTACAGGTAATTATTTCACTGGGGCGTGATGATGAAGCCAAAACGAATGAATTAGCGCTTGCAGCTACTTATCAAGGCTGCAATGAACCGGTAGGTGTCTGCTACGCCCCCATCAATAAAACCAATAAACTTGTTTTACCCGCCGCCTTGGCTGCAATCGATGCCATCGCCGGAGCAATCAGTCCGGATGCCTTTGCATCAGCCAAAAATGATGCGACTTCACAGCTGTTTCAAACTCCCGCATTCTCGTCATCTGCTCCAATTTTCGAGACAGAAACCTATAAAATTGAGCAGATGTTTGCCAGTGGTAATTACTGGCTGATTTTAAGTGGCTTTTTTGTAATTGGCCTGTTGCTGGCTTTTACACCGTGTGTGTTTCCGATGTTTCCAATTTTGTCCAGCATCATTGCCAGCAAGGGACAGCATCTCTCAAAAATGCGTGGATTTATTCTATCGCTGGCTTACGTATTAGGTATGTCGATTACGTACGCCATCATTGGAGCAATAGCAGGACTGTCTGGCTCAATGTTGTCGGCCGCACTGCAAAACACCTGGGTGCTGGGTACATTCGCTCTCATATTTGTACTGCTGTCTTTTTCCATGTTTGGTTTTTATGAGTTGCAGTTACCGTCGTCACTTCAAAATAAATTAACAGCCGAAACAGGACAGCTAAAGGGAGGGCATCTAACCAGCGTATTTGGCATGGGCGCATTATCCGCTCTGATTGTCGGCCCTTGTGTCGCTGCACCGTTAGCTGGCGCATTGCTTTATATCAGCCAAACGCGCGATCTGATATTGGGAGGGTCTGCCCTGTTTGTCATGGCGCTTGGGATGGGTGTGCCGCTACTGCTGCTGGGCATTTCTGCCGGAGCTCTGTTGCCGCGTTCTGGCGGCTGGATGGAATCCATCAAACAGTTTTTTGGCGTATTATTGCTCGCCGTTGCAATCTGGCTGATTTCACCCGTGATTTCCGAGGTAGTGCATATGCTGCTATGGGCAGCACTACTGATCATTTCTGCAATCTACCTGCATGCTCTCGATCCACTTCCTGCACAGACAAACGGATTTAAAAAATTCCTAAAAGGTGTGGGGGTGATTTCGCTGTTAACTGGCGTGGCTATCCTGATTGGCGTGCTCTCCGGTAGCCGGGATGTATTGCAGCCTCTGTCGAATTTTAATTTTATATCCAGCAACGCTGATGCTCAATATGCAGAAGGGGGGAAAAACAAACAGTTACCATTCAAAAAAATCAAAACTGTTTCAGAACTGAATGAATTCATTGAGCAATCCCGTGGACGTCACGTCATGATCGACTTCTATGCCGATTGGTGCGTCTCCTGCAAGGAAATGGAGCGCTTCACCTTTAGTGATCCCCGAATCCAGGCACGCCTCCAGGATGTTGCACTGGTAAAAATTGACGTGACCGCAGGCGATCAGGATGATTTAGAATTACTCAAACGCTTTAATCTTTTCGGTCCACCTGGGTTGCTGTTTTTTGACCGGATCGGCCAGGAAATCCCCAGAATTCGAGTTATTGGCTATCTGAACCAGGATGATTTTTTGACCGTGCTCAACGCAGTCCTGATCTGA
- a CDS encoding divalent-cation tolerance protein CutA, which yields MSEKTGVSQSLMILTNYPDAASAKVLAESLIGDRLVACVNIFPVCRSLYRWQSQLRETEEVPVMIKTTTRHYSAVEKTIKALHPYELPEILAVQFDKASPAYSQWVINETNNG from the coding sequence ATGTCTGAGAAAACCGGAGTGTCGCAATCGCTTATGATCTTGACAAACTATCCAGACGCAGCGAGCGCAAAGGTATTAGCAGAAAGTCTGATTGGTGATCGATTGGTTGCGTGTGTCAATATTTTTCCTGTCTGCCGTTCGCTTTATCGCTGGCAAAGTCAGCTTAGAGAAACAGAAGAAGTTCCCGTCATGATTAAAACTACTACACGGCACTACAGCGCAGTCGAGAAAACTATCAAGGCGCTGCACCCTTACGAACTCCCCGAAATCCTGGCAGTCCAATTCGATAAGGCGTCGCCTGCTTATTCACAATGGGTTATTAATGAAACAAATAACGGATAA
- a CDS encoding TIGR04211 family SH3 domain-containing protein, with amino-acid sequence MTINKELSLYQLVLIFLLLALTLTARAEKRYASDQVEVLLRTGPSQQHAIVRMLKSGDGVEVLEHDKAKGYSRVKSKSGSEGWVLSRHLMKEQSARELLENLSLQLSGAEGRVDGPGAQASLIKLEFETLSKQVVAVEKDNQLLQEELANIKQTAANAIALESQHQEIQQQNTVMGAKLAELEQENATLTSHIQRDWFYAGAIVLFSGLLLGLLIPRIQWRKRSRFSDF; translated from the coding sequence ATGACAATCAATAAAGAATTGAGCCTGTATCAACTTGTCTTGATTTTTCTGCTGTTAGCGTTGACATTGACAGCACGTGCCGAGAAACGTTATGCCAGTGACCAGGTTGAAGTGTTGTTGCGCACAGGACCGAGTCAACAACATGCCATCGTGCGCATGCTCAAAAGTGGTGATGGAGTGGAGGTGCTGGAGCATGACAAAGCCAAGGGGTATAGCAGGGTGAAATCAAAAAGTGGTTCAGAGGGCTGGGTGTTAAGCAGGCACCTGATGAAAGAACAATCAGCGCGGGAGCTGCTGGAAAATCTGAGTTTACAACTATCTGGCGCGGAGGGAAGAGTGGACGGCCCAGGGGCGCAGGCTAGTCTGATCAAACTGGAATTTGAGACGTTATCCAAACAGGTTGTCGCTGTGGAAAAAGATAATCAGCTTCTCCAGGAGGAACTGGCCAATATCAAACAAACTGCCGCTAATGCCATTGCCCTGGAAAGCCAGCACCAGGAAATACAACAGCAGAACACGGTAATGGGAGCAAAACTCGCGGAACTTGAACAGGAAAATGCCACCCTCACCAGTCATATCCAGCGAGACTGGTTCTATGCTGGTGCGATTGTGCTGTTTTCTGGCCTGTTACTCGGGCTGCTTATTCCCCGCATTCAGTGGCGGAAGCGATCGCGTTTTAGTGATTTCTGA
- a CDS encoding thermonuclease family protein, whose product MHFSRSCKNHPVSPATIWMNRWLICLIVVLLSTSPGLANTIYRTQDAEGNVTYSDAPTPTARTLKLDSRPSRIAYQVVRVIDGDTVTLEGGKRVRLLGINAPEIDSRNRTGEPGGIQAKNWLRDKLQGRHVYLEYDQQQQDHYQRKLAHLHLASGEHINLSLVANGLATVAIIPPNIRYADVMIRAQQQAERRQIGIWAMAHYTPRPLARLTEKPAGWQRYHAKIIKVERSRRYSRLIVSNNIDIRIANNDLALFPPLTHFLNKRVEVRGWVSRSKNHFSIRVYHPSTLILK is encoded by the coding sequence ATGCATTTTAGCAGATCATGCAAGAACCATCCGGTCTCACCGGCAACGATATGGATGAATCGATGGTTGATCTGCCTGATCGTTGTTCTGCTGTCAACTTCACCGGGTCTGGCAAATACGATCTACCGTACACAGGATGCCGAAGGTAATGTCACCTATTCAGATGCACCAACCCCTACTGCCCGAACACTAAAGCTAGATTCCCGGCCCTCGCGGATTGCCTACCAGGTGGTCAGGGTAATTGATGGCGACACGGTCACTTTGGAAGGTGGCAAACGCGTCAGATTACTGGGAATCAATGCACCTGAAATTGACAGTCGCAACCGTACTGGCGAACCAGGCGGTATTCAGGCGAAGAACTGGCTGCGCGACAAACTGCAGGGACGTCATGTCTACCTGGAATATGATCAACAGCAGCAGGATCATTACCAGCGCAAACTCGCCCATCTTCATTTAGCCAGTGGTGAACATATCAATCTTTCGCTTGTGGCGAATGGTTTAGCCACCGTTGCGATTATCCCTCCCAATATTCGCTATGCCGATGTGATGATCAGGGCGCAACAGCAGGCCGAGAGACGACAAATAGGTATCTGGGCAATGGCGCATTACACACCTCGCCCACTCGCCAGATTGACTGAGAAACCCGCCGGTTGGCAGCGCTATCACGCCAAAATCATTAAGGTGGAACGCAGTAGACGCTACAGTCGGTTGATCGTCAGCAATAATATCGATATCCGTATTGCTAACAATGACCTGGCGCTGTTCCCCCCACTAACGCATTTTCTAAACAAGCGCGTCGAAGTACGCGGATGGGTATCACGCAGCAAAAATCACTTTTCCATTCGGGTGTACCACCCAAGTACGCTGATTCTTAAGTAA
- a CDS encoding alanine:cation symporter family protein — protein sequence MGIDQAIDTAFGPLSYIVSSVVLFSVSVMGMEIQLVLLWLVAAALFFTLYLGFANVRYFVHAVRLLCDTHGNKNTDGEISRFEALMTSLSGTVGLGNIAGVAVAISVGGPGAAFWMAVMGVFSMSTKLIEVSLGIKYRQHGSKRHPEKISGGPMYYLRSAFDRHGYPRLGSFMAAAFAVCCIGGTLGAGGLFQVNQAYHQALIITGGNTGFLANHGWLFGLITAILVGMVILGGIQWIAAVAGRIVPLMAITYILMGCTVIGMHIEAVPAALQTIIEMALYPQAGMGALLGALLIGVQRASFSNEAGLGSSAIAHSSVKTNEPVSQGIVGMLGPFIDTVVICSITSLVIVISDTYIEGNGMEGVALTSRAFATGLTGFPYVLAATVFLFAYSTMISWSYYGLKCVTYLFGEREYIEVIYKILFCLAIVVGASAELSNIMMFTDSMVLAMSVPNIIGLFMLAPEIKQDLKAYILRHKNGILHV from the coding sequence ATGGGAATTGACCAGGCCATCGATACCGCTTTCGGACCGTTGTCCTACATCGTTTCCTCAGTCGTACTTTTCAGCGTGTCCGTAATGGGCATGGAAATTCAGCTTGTATTGCTGTGGTTAGTAGCGGCTGCACTTTTTTTCACATTGTATCTGGGTTTTGCCAATGTTCGTTATTTTGTACATGCAGTCCGCCTGCTGTGTGATACCCATGGCAACAAAAATACAGATGGGGAAATCAGCCGTTTCGAAGCGTTGATGACTTCGCTCTCCGGTACGGTAGGACTGGGCAACATTGCCGGCGTAGCTGTTGCTATCTCGGTGGGTGGGCCGGGTGCGGCATTCTGGATGGCGGTTATGGGCGTATTTAGCATGTCAACCAAGCTGATTGAGGTTTCGCTTGGTATCAAATACCGTCAGCATGGTTCTAAACGCCACCCTGAAAAAATATCGGGCGGGCCGATGTATTATCTGCGAAGCGCTTTTGACCGCCACGGTTATCCACGTCTGGGTAGTTTTATGGCCGCCGCATTCGCTGTCTGCTGCATTGGCGGTACACTGGGCGCAGGTGGCCTCTTCCAAGTCAACCAGGCCTACCATCAGGCACTGATTATTACGGGAGGTAACACTGGGTTTCTGGCAAATCATGGCTGGTTATTTGGATTAATCACTGCGATACTGGTTGGCATGGTTATACTGGGTGGTATTCAGTGGATTGCGGCAGTTGCTGGTCGGATTGTTCCATTGATGGCGATTACCTATATTTTGATGGGCTGCACAGTGATTGGCATGCACATTGAAGCAGTTCCTGCGGCATTGCAGACTATTATTGAAATGGCGCTATATCCGCAGGCGGGGATGGGTGCCTTGTTGGGTGCGCTGCTGATTGGTGTGCAGCGCGCTTCTTTTTCTAATGAAGCTGGTTTGGGCTCTTCAGCCATTGCCCATTCATCAGTCAAAACGAATGAGCCCGTCAGTCAGGGAATCGTTGGCATGCTGGGGCCGTTCATCGATACAGTCGTTATTTGCTCGATTACCTCGCTTGTCATTGTCATCTCTGATACTTATATTGAAGGTAACGGCATGGAAGGGGTTGCACTGACTTCCAGAGCGTTTGCTACTGGGTTGACGGGGTTTCCCTATGTGCTGGCGGCAACTGTTTTTCTATTTGCTTATTCAACCATGATTTCCTGGTCGTATTACGGTCTGAAATGTGTTACCTATCTGTTTGGTGAGCGTGAGTATATCGAGGTAATTTATAAGATACTGTTTTGCCTTGCAATTGTTGTCGGCGCTTCTGCTGAACTATCCAATATTATGATGTTCACGGATTCCATGGTGCTGGCAATGTCCGTACCCAATATTATCGGTCTTTTTATGCTGGCACCTGAAATCAAGCAGGATTTGAAAGCATATATACTACGCCACAAGAACGGAATATTGCATGTATAG
- a CDS encoding ABC transporter ATP-binding protein — MISAAENMLVKFDDVSFSYGNTPILKGVNLAIPRGQVIAIMGGSGSGKTTLLRLIGGEARPTAGTVHVAGEIVHELDRNGLFRLRRKMGMLFQFGALFTDLSVFDNVAFQMREHTDLPEDMIRDLVLMKLHAVGLRGAHHLMPTELSGGMARRVALARSIALDPMLMMFDEPFTGLDPISLGVIGGLIRRLTDALGMTSILVTHDVQESLQIVDHVYFLADGKIVAHGTPEEVSQSATPFVHQFIHGEVDGPVPFHYQARAYADDLGIRLK; from the coding sequence ATGATTTCTGCTGCCGAAAATATGCTGGTCAAGTTTGACGATGTCAGTTTTTCCTATGGGAACACACCCATTTTGAAAGGCGTCAATCTTGCGATTCCTCGCGGGCAAGTGATTGCCATTATGGGGGGGAGCGGATCAGGTAAAACCACCTTATTGCGTTTGATTGGCGGTGAAGCCCGACCGACTGCGGGCACAGTTCATGTTGCCGGTGAGATCGTACATGAACTTGACCGTAACGGACTGTTCAGACTGCGTCGTAAAATGGGAATGCTGTTCCAGTTCGGCGCGTTATTTACCGATTTGTCGGTATTCGATAACGTTGCTTTCCAGATGCGCGAGCATACCGATTTGCCTGAAGATATGATCCGCGATCTGGTGCTGATGAAACTGCATGCCGTTGGTTTGCGTGGTGCACACCATCTTATGCCGACAGAACTTTCAGGTGGTATGGCTCGCCGAGTGGCGCTGGCGCGCTCGATTGCGCTCGATCCCATGCTGATGATGTTTGACGAGCCATTTACAGGGCTTGACCCCATTTCATTAGGTGTCATCGGTGGCCTGATCCGGCGGCTGACTGATGCGCTTGGCATGACTTCAATTCTGGTAACGCACGATGTGCAAGAGTCTCTGCAGATCGTTGATCATGTCTATTTCCTGGCCGATGGTAAAATTGTCGCGCATGGCACGCCTGAGGAGGTAAGCCAATCTGCTACGCCATTCGTCCATCAATTCATTCATGGCGAAGTGGATGGCCCGGTGCCATTTCATTACCAGGCAAGAGCTTATGCTGATGATCTTGGAATTCGGCTGAAATGA
- the mlaE gene encoding lipid asymmetry maintenance ABC transporter permease subunit MlaE: protein MIKRAAVIVQRIGHRTIDGIWRLGGASHFILLVLLKSWTSFARPRLITREIYYAGVMSLVIITVSGLFVGLVLGLQGYETLQKFGSESAVGTLVALSLVRELGPVVAGLLFASRAGSAMTAEIGLMKATEQLSAMGMMAVDPIARVVAPKFWAGVFSMPLLAAMFSVMGVFGGYLVTVVVIGVDEGSFWSQMQNAVDFRYDIVNGVIKSCCFGVVITAIAVFEGFDAPPTAEGVSMATTRTVVTSSLAILGLDFVLTAFMFRGVA, encoded by the coding sequence TTGATCAAGCGGGCTGCTGTCATTGTTCAGCGAATAGGACACCGAACGATTGACGGAATCTGGCGTCTGGGCGGCGCCAGCCACTTTATTTTGCTGGTTCTGCTCAAATCATGGACCAGCTTTGCGCGTCCCCGTCTGATTACACGTGAAATATATTATGCCGGGGTGATGTCGCTGGTCATCATTACAGTGTCGGGATTGTTCGTTGGGCTGGTGCTCGGCTTGCAAGGCTATGAGACCTTGCAGAAATTTGGCTCGGAATCTGCAGTAGGTACGCTGGTTGCGTTGTCATTAGTACGGGAACTGGGTCCCGTGGTTGCAGGATTGTTGTTTGCCAGTCGTGCAGGTTCGGCGATGACCGCAGAAATTGGCCTGATGAAAGCAACCGAGCAACTATCGGCAATGGGTATGATGGCGGTTGATCCCATCGCACGTGTAGTCGCGCCCAAATTCTGGGCGGGAGTTTTTTCTATGCCATTATTGGCTGCCATGTTCTCAGTCATGGGCGTGTTTGGCGGCTATCTGGTGACGGTCGTAGTGATCGGTGTGGATGAAGGATCATTCTGGTCACAGATGCAGAATGCGGTGGATTTTCGCTACGACATCGTCAATGGGGTAATCAAGAGCTGCTGTTTTGGTGTGGTGATCACGGCTATAGCCGTATTTGAGGGGTTTGACGCTCCACCAACCGCAGAAGGTGTCTCAATGGCGACGACCAGGACTGTCGTGACTTCTTCGCTGGCGATTCTGGGGCTTGATTTTGTATTGACGGCATTCATGTTCAGAGGAGTAGCTTGA
- the mlaD gene encoding outer membrane lipid asymmetry maintenance protein MlaD, with protein MQRTVMDFWVGVFVMAGMGALLILGLKVGNLTSYQSEDSYTLLGNFENIGGLKIRAPVKSAGVVVGRVTHIEFSLETYDAVVTLSMDSRYRFPKDTFASILTSGLLGEQYVGLLPGGDEDMLKNGERFMKTNSAVVLEEMIGRFLFNKAAGD; from the coding sequence ATGCAACGGACAGTAATGGATTTTTGGGTAGGCGTGTTCGTGATGGCAGGTATGGGTGCATTATTGATATTGGGTCTGAAGGTTGGTAATCTGACGAGCTATCAGAGTGAAGACAGTTACACGCTATTGGGTAATTTTGAAAATATTGGTGGACTGAAAATACGTGCACCAGTTAAAAGTGCCGGGGTGGTGGTAGGTCGAGTGACGCATATCGAGTTCAGCCTGGAAACCTATGATGCGGTTGTTACTTTGAGCATGGATAGTCGCTACCGTTTTCCTAAAGATACCTTTGCCAGCATCCTAACATCGGGGCTATTAGGGGAACAATATGTTGGCCTGTTACCTGGTGGCGATGAAGACATGCTCAAAAATGGTGAGCGATTTATGAAAACCAATTCAGCAGTGGTGCTGGAAGAAATGATCGGGCGTTTTCTATTTAACAAGGCAGCTGGAGATTGA
- a CDS encoding ABC transporter substrate-binding protein — translation MKLFIKLLLLVLIMHALPVLSQDDMPDGIIRRTVDEVTEILRKDDGIKTGDQDRILALIKDKILPHFSFPRMTQLAMGRNWSKASDEQKKLLVNEFRTLLVRTYSNSLTNYRDAVIEIEQTIIDPASTRSTVKAKVIQGSGRQPVPIDYSMEKTTSGWKVYDVTVAGVSLVTNYRGSFNSQIRDKGIDGLIATLSEKNFSLLGQ, via the coding sequence ATGAAACTATTTATAAAACTTCTACTATTAGTATTAATCATGCATGCCTTGCCCGTATTGAGTCAGGATGATATGCCTGACGGCATCATTCGGCGCACGGTAGATGAAGTAACGGAAATTCTTCGCAAGGATGACGGCATCAAGACTGGTGATCAGGATAGAATCCTGGCGCTGATCAAGGACAAAATTCTGCCTCATTTCAGCTTTCCCCGTATGACGCAACTGGCCATGGGAAGAAACTGGTCAAAAGCATCGGATGAGCAGAAAAAACTGTTGGTGAATGAGTTTCGTACTCTGCTGGTGCGCACCTACTCAAACTCGTTAACTAATTACCGTGATGCAGTCATAGAGATTGAGCAGACTATCATTGATCCCGCTTCCACTCGATCGACAGTCAAAGCAAAGGTCATTCAGGGGAGCGGACGGCAGCCGGTTCCAATCGACTATTCCATGGAAAAAACCACATCGGGGTGGAAAGTTTACGATGTAACCGTGGCAGGGGTTAGTTTAGTAACCAATTATCGGGGTTCCTTCAATAGTCAGATCCGTGATAAAGGAATAGATGGCCTGATTGCAACCCTTTCAGAAAAAAACTTCTCGCTACTTGGGCAGTAG
- a CDS encoding STAS domain-containing protein has protein sequence MENIIFENNRLRVIGSVTFANVAEITRAGMTVINQMESVVDLAKVTELDSAAVSMLLAWLRTAQKNGQQLRLINLPQNLVSLIKLYDLTELLPLELD, from the coding sequence ATGGAAAATATCATTTTTGAAAATAATCGGCTACGTGTTATTGGATCTGTAACATTTGCCAACGTAGCTGAGATAACTCGCGCTGGAATGACTGTTATCAATCAAATGGAATCTGTTGTTGACCTGGCGAAAGTTACGGAATTGGACTCCGCAGCGGTCAGTATGTTGCTGGCGTGGCTGCGGACTGCCCAGAAGAATGGTCAGCAACTTCGGCTGATCAACCTGCCGCAGAATCTGGTGAGCCTCATCAAACTGTATGATCTGACCGAATTGCTGCCGCTCGAATTGGATTGA